A window of Mucilaginibacter paludis DSM 18603 contains these coding sequences:
- a CDS encoding TlpA disulfide reductase family protein: MKKSLAIIAFLIISVQITFAQGKLLNGIWHASIKTASGKLIPFNFEIKGVDKKQMAILNGDEHFQVPDVKIQSDSVLVHLPLFDSELRLAFDGANLKGYWIRHLPQKDLKLEFAAQPGESYRMIKNPAKPLFNIEGRWSAIFASGDTTVAELKQQGARLTGTFLTTTGDYRYLEGIVAADSLYLSCFDGGHAFLFTAKINDNHTLSGGKFYAGYSGIDQWFANKNDNAKLPDAYSLTALKPGYKKIAFTFTDLNGKKVSLSDARFKNKVVILQIMGSWCPNCMDETAYMVNFYKKYQPKGVEVIGLAYERTTDFERSKKSLSSLKARFNVPYPILVTGYTNDKGEPAKSLPMLANFLAFPTTIIIDKKGDVRKIHTGFSGPGTGNYYAEFINEFEKLNDDLLAEK, encoded by the coding sequence ATGAAAAAATCACTGGCCATCATCGCCTTCTTGATCATCAGCGTTCAAATAACCTTCGCCCAGGGCAAACTGCTTAACGGCATCTGGCATGCATCCATTAAAACAGCATCCGGAAAATTAATCCCTTTTAATTTTGAGATCAAAGGAGTTGATAAAAAGCAAATGGCTATTTTAAATGGCGATGAGCATTTCCAAGTGCCCGACGTAAAAATCCAGTCGGATTCGGTATTGGTGCATCTGCCGCTGTTTGATTCGGAGTTGAGGCTGGCTTTTGACGGCGCCAACCTAAAAGGCTATTGGATAAGGCATCTGCCCCAAAAAGATTTAAAGCTCGAATTTGCCGCGCAACCCGGCGAAAGCTACCGCATGATTAAAAACCCGGCAAAGCCATTGTTTAATATTGAGGGGCGCTGGTCGGCCATATTTGCCAGCGGCGATACTACCGTAGCCGAATTGAAGCAGCAGGGCGCCCGTTTAACCGGCACCTTTTTAACCACCACCGGCGATTACCGCTACCTGGAAGGCATTGTTGCTGCCGATAGCCTATACCTATCGTGCTTTGACGGCGGACACGCTTTTTTATTTACTGCCAAAATAAACGATAACCATACTTTAAGCGGTGGAAAGTTTTATGCAGGTTATAGCGGGATAGACCAGTGGTTTGCCAACAAAAACGATAATGCCAAATTGCCCGATGCCTACTCGTTAACGGCGTTGAAGCCCGGCTACAAAAAGATTGCCTTTACCTTTACCGACCTGAATGGCAAAAAGGTGAGCCTAAGCGATGCGCGCTTTAAAAACAAAGTGGTGATATTGCAAATTATGGGATCGTGGTGCCCCAATTGTATGGACGAAACCGCCTATATGGTTAACTTTTATAAAAAGTACCAGCCCAAAGGGGTTGAAGTAATTGGCCTGGCCTACGAGCGTACTACCGATTTTGAGCGATCAAAGAAAAGCCTGTCATCATTAAAAGCCCGTTTTAATGTTCCTTACCCCATCCTGGTAACAGGCTATACCAATGATAAAGGCGAACCGGCTAAAAGCCTGCCCATGCTGGCTAACTTTTTAGCTTTCCCTACCACTATCATTATTGATAAAAAGGGCGACGTACGTAAAATACACACCGGTTTTAGCGGCCCCGGTACCGGTAATTACTACGCCGAGTTTATTAACGAGTTTGAAAAACTGAACGACGATTTACTGGCCGAAAAATAA
- a CDS encoding phage holin family protein: MKFILEILLTGLAIVIAAHILPGVHVNGYFTAVVAGILLALVNATIGLVLRVLTFPLNFLTLGLISFIISVCMVLLVSHLLDGFYVRGFFSAALFAIVLAVLKMLFHTVEKN; the protein is encoded by the coding sequence ATGAAATTTATACTCGAAATATTATTAACCGGGCTGGCCATTGTAATTGCTGCCCATATTTTACCCGGCGTACATGTTAACGGCTATTTTACTGCAGTAGTTGCCGGCATTTTACTGGCCTTAGTAAATGCCACTATTGGTTTGGTATTACGCGTATTAACCTTTCCGCTTAACTTTTTAACACTCGGGCTAATATCGTTTATTATCAGCGTATGTATGGTATTACTGGTGAGCCACCTGTTAGATGGCTTTTACGTAAGGGGCTTTTTTAGTGCAGCACTATTCGCCATTGTGTTAGCGGTATTGAAAATGCTTTTCCATACGGTGGAGAAAAATTAG
- the rsmA gene encoding 16S rRNA (adenine(1518)-N(6)/adenine(1519)-N(6))-dimethyltransferase RsmA has protein sequence MSIVRAKKHLGQHFLTDKNIAEKIVNSLKLHGNYTQVLEVGPGMGILSDFLLQKTDYQTYLIDIDTESYQFLQKKYPQLGSRLINADFLEMDFGKTFTSPFAIIGNFPYNISSQILFKVLDNRQQVLEVVGMFQKEVAERCSAKPGSKEYGILSVFLQAYYKVEYLFTVKAGVFNPPPKVLSAVIRLTRNDTPELNCDEKLFWQLVKAGFNQRRKTLRNAISSVIPKEKITDDPLLDLRAERLSVADFVTLTNKVSAER, from the coding sequence ATGAGCATCGTAAGGGCGAAAAAACATCTTGGTCAGCACTTTTTAACAGACAAAAACATTGCCGAAAAGATTGTGAACAGCCTTAAACTGCATGGTAACTACACACAGGTGCTGGAAGTTGGGCCTGGAATGGGCATCCTGTCGGACTTTTTGCTCCAAAAAACCGATTACCAAACCTACCTGATCGATATCGATACGGAGAGCTACCAATTTCTTCAGAAAAAATACCCGCAACTGGGCAGCCGGTTAATCAATGCCGATTTTTTGGAGATGGATTTCGGCAAAACCTTTACCAGCCCTTTTGCCATCATCGGCAATTTCCCTTATAACATATCTTCACAAATTTTATTTAAGGTGCTGGATAACCGCCAGCAGGTTTTAGAGGTTGTGGGCATGTTTCAGAAAGAGGTAGCCGAACGCTGCTCGGCTAAGCCCGGCAGTAAGGAGTATGGCATCCTCAGCGTATTTTTGCAGGCCTATTATAAAGTTGAATATTTATTTACCGTAAAGGCCGGTGTTTTTAACCCGCCGCCTAAGGTACTTTCGGCTGTGATCCGTTTAACGCGGAATGATACACCAGAGCTTAACTGCGACGAGAAACTTTTTTGGCAACTGGTGAAAGCCGGGTTTAACCAGCGCCGCAAAACATTAAGAAACGCCATATCATCGGTAATACCCAAAGAAAAAATAACCGACGACCCTTTGCTTGATCTCCGCGCCGAGCGATTAAGTGTGGCTGATTTTGTTACGCTAACCAACAAGGTGAGCGCCGAAAGATAA
- the pdxA gene encoding 4-hydroxythreonine-4-phosphate dehydrogenase PdxA, translating to MSEKLKIGISIGDVNGIGLEVIIKTLSDPKILDYCTPIVYGHTKVASFHRKALNLSDFSFNVVAAPDQVNPKRANLINCWEEDVKIELGQSTANGGKYAFLSLEKAVTDLVAGSIDALVTAPINKHNIQSDSFNFAGHTEYLQERAGGQDSLMFLVSDDLKVGVVTGHIPVGEIAQKININGIVSKLKLMNESLKKDFWIRKPKIAVLGLNPHAGDNGLIGSEEQNVITPAINEAQALGILAMGPYAADGFFANGSYLKFDAVLAMYHDQGLIPFKQIAFENGVNFTAGLNIVRTSPDHGTAYDIAGKNKASEISFREALFSAIHIVKHRRESAELQENTLVYAKLSRDRD from the coding sequence ATGAGCGAGAAATTAAAAATAGGTATCAGCATAGGCGACGTAAACGGGATAGGACTTGAGGTGATTATTAAAACGCTTTCTGATCCTAAAATATTAGATTATTGCACTCCCATCGTTTACGGCCATACCAAGGTAGCATCTTTTCACCGCAAGGCCTTAAACCTGAGTGATTTTAGCTTCAACGTGGTGGCCGCGCCCGACCAGGTTAACCCCAAACGCGCCAACCTGATTAATTGCTGGGAAGAGGATGTTAAGATAGAACTGGGCCAATCAACCGCAAACGGTGGTAAATATGCTTTCCTGTCGTTAGAGAAAGCCGTTACCGATTTGGTTGCAGGCAGTATTGATGCCCTGGTTACCGCGCCCATTAATAAGCACAATATCCAAAGCGACAGCTTTAATTTTGCCGGCCATACCGAATATTTACAGGAACGCGCAGGCGGCCAGGATTCGTTGATGTTTTTAGTAAGTGACGATTTAAAGGTTGGCGTGGTTACCGGCCATATCCCCGTAGGCGAAATTGCTCAGAAGATTAATATCAATGGCATTGTTTCTAAGCTTAAGCTGATGAACGAGAGCCTGAAAAAAGATTTCTGGATACGAAAACCCAAGATAGCCGTATTGGGCCTTAACCCGCACGCCGGCGATAACGGCCTGATTGGATCTGAAGAGCAGAACGTTATTACCCCTGCCATTAATGAGGCCCAAGCCCTGGGCATACTCGCTATGGGCCCTTATGCTGCCGACGGCTTTTTTGCCAATGGCTCTTATTTAAAGTTTGATGCCGTATTGGCCATGTATCACGATCAGGGCCTGATTCCTTTTAAACAAATAGCTTTTGAGAACGGTGTTAATTTTACCGCTGGCCTTAACATTGTGCGTACCTCGCCAGACCATGGCACGGCCTACGATATTGCCGGAAAAAACAAAGCATCCGAAATTTCTTTCCGTGAGGCTTTGTTTTCTGCTATTCATATTGTAAAACACCGCAGGGAATCAGCCGAGTTACAAGAAAATACTTTGGTATACGCCAAATTGAGCAGAGACAGGGATTAG
- a CDS encoding DUF5009 domain-containing protein, which produces MSSKFINRVHSIDIFRAVTMFLMIFVNDIDGVPGVPEWIKHAGERTDGLGLADIVFPAFLFIVGLSIPHAIQSRISRGDSKTKIAAYIVMRALALIFIGFIHANMETYSDTAVIAQPWWEIQITLSFFLIWIDYPKHTPRLLSYSLRGAGFILLIVMCALYKGGTAEAPTWLHFTWWGILGLIGWAYLMCALIYLYSDGELYVLVAAWIFFLLFNLDFHFGWLNFLNGTQNYIGLAGNGAMQAFTASGLVISVLYNRFTHNRQPKLIWVALFLLSIILFNMGFIVRFFSGGISKANDTPSWVMICTAINIIAYGAFMFLMDMKGKTGWFDAIKPAGTSTLTCYLLPFLFYPLYQMTDIGYPDFLTHGTGGLIKCLIFAFLMVWLAGVLEKKHVRLRL; this is translated from the coding sequence ATGAGTTCAAAATTTATAAATCGCGTTCACTCCATTGATATTTTCAGAGCCGTTACCATGTTTCTCATGATTTTTGTGAACGACATTGACGGCGTTCCCGGGGTGCCAGAATGGATTAAACATGCAGGCGAACGAACGGATGGCCTGGGTTTAGCCGATATTGTTTTCCCTGCTTTCTTGTTTATCGTAGGCCTTTCCATACCTCATGCCATCCAAAGCCGCATCAGCCGCGGCGATAGCAAAACCAAAATAGCTGCATATATCGTTATGCGTGCTTTAGCGCTCATCTTCATCGGCTTTATCCACGCCAATATGGAAACCTACAGCGACACTGCCGTAATAGCCCAGCCCTGGTGGGAGATCCAGATCACGCTTAGTTTCTTTTTAATATGGATAGATTATCCTAAACATACCCCGCGCCTGCTGAGCTATAGTTTACGCGGCGCAGGTTTTATATTGTTGATTGTGATGTGCGCACTGTATAAAGGTGGTACCGCCGAAGCGCCCACCTGGCTGCACTTTACATGGTGGGGTATATTAGGGCTTATAGGCTGGGCCTACCTGATGTGCGCGCTTATTTACCTTTACTCGGATGGCGAACTGTATGTATTGGTTGCCGCATGGATCTTTTTCCTGCTCTTTAACCTCGACTTTCATTTCGGCTGGCTTAACTTTTTAAACGGCACACAAAATTATATCGGCTTGGCCGGTAATGGGGCCATGCAGGCGTTTACGGCTTCGGGGCTGGTTATTTCTGTGCTGTATAACCGCTTTACCCATAACCGGCAGCCCAAGCTTATCTGGGTGGCGCTGTTCCTGCTGTCTATCATCCTGTTCAATATGGGCTTTATAGTCCGGTTTTTCAGCGGAGGTATTTCAAAGGCTAACGATACCCCATCCTGGGTGATGATCTGTACCGCTATCAATATCATAGCCTATGGGGCATTTATGTTCCTGATGGATATGAAAGGCAAAACTGGCTGGTTCGATGCCATTAAACCCGCCGGAACCAGCACTTTAACCTGCTACTTGCTACCCTTTTTATTTTACCCCTTGTACCAAATGACCGATATAGGTTACCCCGATTTTTTAACCCACGGTACCGGCGGACTCATCAAATGCCTCATATTTGCCTTCCTGATGGTTTGGCTGGCTGGGGTACTTGAGAAAAAACATGTACGACTAAGATTGTAA
- a CDS encoding M1 family metallopeptidase yields the protein MKLSKISALLVLFPLLNYAQQSKPDTIIPVQNGVSSALAVYRAQVLSEVSYALKFTIPADKSELIPASEDLQFKLSDVSGGLQIDFKQKADRIQQVTVNGKQIPVSHSNEHLIIAAQYLSKGTNQIHVAFMAGSSSLNRNNDFLYTLLVPDRTRTVFPCFDQPDLKATFKLTLNVPGGWQAVANGPLKDSVTEANGSKTYRFSPSDKISTYLFSFVGGKFFHTQQQVKGRDINFYYRETDTAKLKSSINPVFNIQADAIQFMESYTQIKYPFQKFDCIGIPDFQYGGMEHVGAIQYKASTLFLDESAPQDQLIARSNLLSHETAHMWFGDLVTMRWFNDVWMKEVFANFMADKIGNITLKNNNYDLKFLTDHYPAAYGVDRTTGANPIRQQLDNLQDAGSMYGNIIYHKAPIMMRQLERLMGPEAFKDGLREYLKKYAYGNASWPDLIAILDARTPVDLQAWNKVWVNQPGRPLFSYQLKTSGQKIASLVINQKGEDGSNRVWPQYFEITLVYADHMEVLPVNMNQASVNLKIAQGKPAPAAVLFNSSGEGYGVFPVDKKSIDGLPLLKSSLSRASAYINLYENMLNGLAISPAGLLKFDEDALLKETEELNINILLDQLSSAFWRFTPRAQWNGQAPGIESALWQAMQQANTANVKKQLFKTYSSIALTPTAQDRLFEIWKKKQEPADIKLTEDDYIGLATTLAIRNYAGYQEILNEQLARIQNPDRKLRLQFLMPALSNNVAERDSFFETLKEAKNRSKEAWVTTALSYLHHPLRTEASEKYLPQSLNLLAEIQLTGDIFFPQSWLQSTFNWYQSPSAAATIRQFLANNPNYNPKLKAKILQSADNVFRAERLVK from the coding sequence ATGAAGTTATCTAAAATAAGTGCGTTACTTGTGCTTTTCCCGCTGTTAAATTATGCGCAACAAAGCAAGCCTGATACCATCATCCCGGTACAAAACGGGGTTTCGTCGGCTCTTGCTGTTTACCGGGCCCAGGTTTTGAGCGAGGTTAGCTATGCATTAAAATTTACTATTCCGGCGGATAAGAGCGAACTGATCCCCGCCTCGGAAGATCTGCAGTTTAAGCTAAGCGATGTATCCGGTGGCTTACAAATAGATTTTAAGCAAAAAGCCGACCGTATACAACAGGTTACCGTAAACGGAAAACAGATACCGGTTAGCCATAGTAATGAGCATTTAATTATCGCGGCACAATACCTTAGCAAAGGGACCAATCAAATCCATGTGGCTTTTATGGCGGGTAGTTCGTCATTAAACCGTAACAACGATTTTTTATACACACTTTTGGTGCCAGATCGTACCCGTACGGTTTTTCCGTGCTTTGATCAACCAGACCTGAAAGCCACTTTCAAATTAACTTTAAACGTTCCGGGTGGCTGGCAAGCGGTAGCCAACGGCCCCTTAAAGGATTCGGTAACGGAAGCGAACGGCAGCAAAACGTACCGTTTTTCGCCTTCAGATAAAATCAGTACTTACTTGTTCTCGTTTGTGGGCGGTAAGTTTTTCCACACGCAACAACAGGTAAAGGGCCGCGACATCAACTTTTACTACCGCGAAACCGATACTGCGAAACTAAAAAGCAGCATTAACCCGGTTTTTAATATCCAGGCTGACGCTATTCAGTTTATGGAGAGCTATACCCAGATCAAGTATCCGTTTCAAAAGTTTGATTGTATCGGTATTCCCGATTTTCAATACGGTGGTATGGAGCACGTAGGTGCCATTCAGTATAAAGCATCTACCTTGTTTTTAGACGAAAGTGCGCCACAGGATCAGTTGATTGCCCGGTCTAACTTACTTTCGCACGAGACGGCGCACATGTGGTTTGGCGATCTGGTAACCATGCGCTGGTTTAACGATGTATGGATGAAAGAGGTGTTTGCCAACTTTATGGCAGATAAGATTGGCAACATCACCCTGAAAAACAATAATTACGACCTTAAATTTTTAACCGACCATTATCCCGCCGCCTATGGTGTTGACCGCACAACCGGTGCTAACCCGATCCGTCAACAACTGGATAACTTACAGGATGCGGGCTCCATGTACGGTAATATTATTTACCACAAAGCGCCTATTATGATGCGCCAATTGGAACGCCTGATGGGCCCCGAAGCTTTTAAGGATGGCCTGCGCGAATATCTTAAAAAGTATGCTTACGGTAACGCATCCTGGCCCGACTTGATTGCTATACTTGATGCCCGTACACCGGTAGATCTGCAAGCATGGAACAAGGTTTGGGTAAACCAACCTGGCAGGCCGCTGTTTAGCTATCAGCTTAAAACCAGCGGGCAAAAAATAGCCAGCCTGGTAATTAATCAGAAAGGCGAGGATGGCAGCAACCGCGTGTGGCCCCAGTATTTTGAAATAACCCTGGTTTATGCCGACCATATGGAAGTGCTGCCGGTTAACATGAACCAGGCAAGTGTGAACCTCAAAATAGCACAGGGAAAACCGGCTCCTGCAGCTGTTTTATTTAACTCCAGCGGCGAAGGTTACGGCGTATTTCCGGTAGATAAAAAATCGATTGATGGTTTGCCGTTGCTTAAAAGTTCGCTCAGCCGTGCCTCGGCCTATATCAACCTCTACGAAAATATGCTTAACGGATTGGCCATATCCCCGGCTGGTTTATTAAAATTTGACGAGGATGCGCTACTAAAGGAAACTGAAGAATTGAACATCAATATTTTACTCGATCAGCTCAGCTCGGCCTTTTGGCGCTTTACACCACGAGCCCAATGGAACGGCCAGGCGCCCGGTATTGAAAGCGCTTTATGGCAGGCGATGCAACAGGCCAATACCGCCAATGTAAAAAAGCAGCTCTTTAAAACCTACAGCAGTATAGCGCTGACCCCAACCGCGCAAGACAGGCTTTTTGAAATATGGAAAAAAAAGCAGGAACCCGCCGATATCAAGTTAACCGAAGATGATTATATTGGTTTAGCAACCACGCTGGCTATCCGTAATTATGCCGGTTACCAGGAGATATTAAATGAACAGCTTGCCCGGATACAAAATCCCGACAGGAAATTGCGCTTGCAGTTTTTAATGCCGGCCTTATCCAATAACGTAGCCGAGCGCGATTCCTTTTTCGAGACGTTAAAAGAAGCTAAAAACCGAAGTAAAGAAGCCTGGGTAACAACAGCACTTTCGTACCTGCACCATCCTTTACGTACCGAAGCCTCCGAGAAATATTTGCCGCAAAGCCTTAATTTGTTAGCAGAGATACAACTCACCGGTGATATATTTTTTCCGCAAAGCTGGTTGCAGTCTACGTTTAACTGGTACCAATCCCCGTCGGCAGCGGCAACTATCCGGCAGTTTTTAGCTAACAACCCTAATTATAATCCGAAGCTAAAAGCTAAAATTCTGCAATCTGCCGATAATGTTTTCAGGGCGGAGAGGTTGGTGAAGTAG
- a CDS encoding DEAD/DEAH box helicase family protein gives MKVFPENIKFKYSWRKYQQRVLDGLDQHLKNNHLHVIAPPGSGKTVLGIEVAIRINQPTLILAPTIAIRNQWIQKLCDLFLQTGMVPDWVSRDIRHPEFLTIVTYQGLHAACNDLKVEESETDIEEEITENEIGDSSNYNLENIIAGLKEKQIKTIVVDEAHHLKNEWWQTLIKIKNSIKPVIIGLTATPPYDVTPNEWQRYLELNGPIDVEISVPELIIEGDLCPHQDYVYLSHPTENEFQQIAQFREGIELLFEEIKNDETLSRAIESHPAWINPGENLEWIYNNLSSYSACLIFLNTMGRIIPETQIEIIGDATIEIPDFDYSWAEILLAFYLLKEKTHFRAFEEHQKNIENKLRRFGAIDKRQISFSQNKRITSALTSSISKLNSIKQIVDFEHQQLGQTLRLVILTDFIRNEFYADKLENTFELNKIGVITIFEKLRRENSDAIKIGVLTGSVVIIPQTAFNLFHERAEHCGLSNIKHTPVPFDGDYILIEECEQLKNDIVNMITEVFQQGEIQVLIGTKSLLGEGWDAPAINSLILASFVGSFVLSNQMRGRAIRTQNGNLNKTGNIWHLCCIDPTSATGGEDFDMLKRRFKSFVGISVKDDFVIENGIGRLNISGGLQRKENIASKNAETIQYAGNRQALKDYWRKALENGVNLTEEIKIPFGENREYRAAKSLYLNKTIANLLTALGFGFLEYVFEMLQSLSKNARYMKTLDDLYIYLTIFVVIGILIFGRLAFKAFRLYIKYRDISKDIQQIGNALLYTMINAKVIRTNPQELNVEASVDDYGSVYCHLDGGTAFERSAFIGMLQEIIEPIDNPRYVIIRKNLLMYFIKQRDFHSVPEIIGRNKTLALYFEQEWANHVGPCELIFTRTIEGRQLLLKSRIKSLASQLDNNAERISKWK, from the coding sequence TTGAAAGTATTTCCGGAGAACATAAAATTTAAATATAGTTGGCGAAAATATCAGCAGCGCGTTCTGGACGGGCTTGATCAACACTTAAAAAATAATCATCTCCATGTTATTGCTCCACCCGGTTCCGGTAAAACCGTGTTGGGCATAGAAGTTGCCATCAGGATTAATCAGCCTACCCTGATTTTGGCGCCCACAATCGCCATCAGAAACCAATGGATCCAAAAACTTTGTGACCTGTTTCTACAAACCGGGATGGTTCCTGATTGGGTTTCGCGCGATATACGCCATCCCGAGTTCTTAACAATAGTAACTTATCAGGGGCTGCATGCTGCCTGTAACGATCTGAAAGTTGAAGAAAGTGAAACGGATATTGAAGAAGAAATTACGGAAAACGAAATTGGCGATTCATCCAATTACAACCTGGAAAACATTATAGCAGGGCTGAAAGAAAAACAAATCAAAACTATTGTGGTTGATGAAGCACATCATTTAAAAAATGAATGGTGGCAAACACTTATTAAAATTAAGAATAGCATTAAACCGGTTATTATCGGCTTAACGGCAACTCCTCCTTATGATGTTACGCCAAATGAGTGGCAAAGGTATCTTGAATTGAACGGACCGATTGACGTTGAAATTTCTGTACCTGAATTGATTATTGAAGGCGACTTGTGCCCACATCAGGACTATGTTTATTTATCGCATCCGACAGAGAATGAATTTCAGCAGATAGCGCAGTTTAGAGAAGGAATTGAACTGCTTTTCGAAGAAATAAAGAACGACGAAACCTTAAGCAGAGCGATCGAAAGCCATCCGGCTTGGATTAATCCCGGAGAAAATTTAGAGTGGATTTACAACAACCTTTCATCTTATTCTGCCTGTTTGATTTTTTTAAATACAATGGGAAGAATAATTCCGGAAACGCAAATTGAAATTATAGGCGACGCAACAATTGAGATACCGGATTTTGATTATAGTTGGGCCGAGATTTTGTTGGCATTTTATTTACTGAAGGAGAAAACCCATTTTAGAGCCTTTGAAGAGCATCAAAAAAATATTGAGAATAAGTTGCGAAGATTTGGTGCCATCGACAAACGCCAGATTAGTTTTTCACAAAATAAGCGAATTACCAGTGCATTAACATCAAGCATTAGTAAGTTAAACAGCATTAAACAAATAGTTGATTTTGAACATCAACAACTTGGGCAAACGCTCCGCCTTGTAATCTTAACGGATTTTATCCGAAATGAGTTTTACGCCGACAAACTTGAAAACACGTTCGAACTGAATAAAATTGGTGTCATCACCATTTTTGAAAAATTACGCCGCGAAAATAGTGACGCTATCAAAATTGGCGTTTTAACAGGTTCTGTAGTCATTATTCCACAAACTGCATTCAATCTGTTTCACGAAAGGGCAGAGCATTGTGGCTTAAGCAATATTAAACATACGCCGGTTCCGTTTGATGGTGATTATATCCTGATAGAAGAGTGTGAGCAACTGAAAAATGACATCGTTAATATGATTACTGAAGTGTTTCAACAAGGTGAAATACAGGTATTGATAGGCACAAAATCATTATTAGGCGAAGGCTGGGACGCTCCTGCCATTAACTCTTTGATTTTAGCAAGCTTTGTTGGCTCATTTGTGCTCTCCAATCAGATGCGCGGAAGGGCCATCAGAACTCAAAATGGCAATTTAAATAAAACGGGCAATATTTGGCATCTGTGCTGTATCGACCCAACATCTGCTACTGGTGGAGAAGATTTTGATATGCTCAAAAGAAGATTCAAAAGCTTTGTCGGTATCTCAGTAAAAGACGACTTTGTGATTGAAAATGGCATTGGCAGACTAAATATTTCCGGTGGCCTGCAACGGAAAGAAAACATTGCCAGTAAGAATGCCGAAACCATCCAATATGCCGGCAATAGACAAGCGCTGAAAGATTACTGGAGAAAAGCTTTGGAGAATGGTGTGAATTTAACGGAAGAGATTAAAATACCATTTGGAGAAAATCGGGAGTATAGGGCGGCCAAAAGCCTTTATCTTAACAAGACTATTGCGAATTTATTAACTGCGCTGGGCTTCGGTTTTTTAGAATATGTTTTTGAAATGCTACAATCTCTTTCCAAGAATGCCAGGTATATGAAAACGCTTGACGACTTGTATATTTATCTTACAATATTTGTTGTTATTGGCATTCTGATTTTTGGCCGTTTGGCATTTAAAGCATTCAGGCTGTACATTAAATACCGGGACATTTCAAAAGATATACAACAAATTGGAAACGCGTTGCTATACACGATGATCAATGCGAAAGTGATCAGAACCAATCCCCAGGAACTAAATGTAGAGGCATCTGTTGATGATTACGGCTCGGTTTATTGCCATCTGGACGGAGGGACGGCCTTTGAAAGATCAGCGTTTATCGGCATGCTGCAAGAGATAATCGAACCCATTGACAATCCAAGGTATGTGATCATCAGGAAAAACCTATTGATGTATTTTATCAAACAACGCGATTTTCATTCGGTGCCCGAAATTATCGGTCGCAACAAAACCCTTGCTCTTTATTTTGAGCAGGAATGGGCAAATCATGTTGGGCCATGTGAACTAATTTTTACACGGACGATTGAAGGACGGCAACTATTATTAAAGTCGCGGATTAAATCATTGGCCTCGCAGTTAGATAACAATGCAGAGCGGATTAGTAAGTGGAAGTAA